A single window of Zea mays cultivar B73 chromosome 10, Zm-B73-REFERENCE-NAM-5.0, whole genome shotgun sequence DNA harbors:
- the LOC100277797 gene encoding uncharacterized protein LOC100277797: MASDRGEVDTSRAFRSVKEAVAVFGERILVREAQLRANGGAHGGCRVGKEFNSRVNAVAIAASDVKLPNRSDGVMESHSNSKPSVVNVTCNAKEEHSSCSSKPAAPSLPPVPVPRPPVAEDVPMYLVPSSPPFFASSPSLANDDGDDDEQERKAADLVVISAIRRLEDEAARTRQEVARLKRRLAEMELSMATLNAKLHRALSKVAHMEADNAAAARASIGRDMALAVSAERPRRAPTSRPQLGHLLRLGVGEQADREAQALVSGSGSGGGWAVAPARRKAQKQKPIVPLVVPLVNGVLFSKKRRTKDKESVYMKELYSLLRLS; this comes from the coding sequence ATGGCGTCGGACCGTGGAGAGGTCGACACCTCCCGTGCCTTCCGGTCCGTCAAGGAGGCGGTCGCTGTGTTCGGAGAGCGCATCCTTGTCAGGGAAGCCCAGTTGAGGGCAAACGGTGGTGCGCATGGCGGCTGTCGTGTTGGCAAGGAGTTCAACTCCAGGGTGAATGCTGTCGCCATTGCCGCCTCTGACGTGAAGCTGCCTAACCGGAGCGACGGCGTCATGGAAAGCCACAGCAACTCCAAGCCAAGTGTTGTCAATGTCACCTGCAATGCCAAGGAAGAGCACAGTAGTTGCAGCAGCAAGCCTGCTGCTCCAAGCCTACCGCCGGTGCCCGTGCCAAGGCCGCCGGTTGCAGAAGACGTGCCGATGTACCTGGTCCCCTCCTCGCCGCCGTTCTTCGCGTCGTCGCCTTCGCTGGccaacgacgacggcgacgacgacgagcaAGAGcgcaaggcagccgacctcgtcgTGATTAGCGCCATCAGGAGGCTGGAGGACGAGGCGGCCAGGACGAGGCAGGAGGTGGCGCGGCTCAAGAGGAGGCTGGCCGAGATGGAGCTGTCCATGGCGACCCTGAACGCGAAGCTCCACCGCGCGCTCTCCAAGGTGGCGCACATGGAGGCGGAcaacgcggcggcggcgcgcgccagCATCGGCCGCGACATGGCGCTGGCGGTCTCGGCCgagcgcccgcgccgcgcccccACCAGCAGGCCGCAGCTGGGCCACCTGCTGAGGCTGGGCGTGGGCGAGCAGGCCGACAGGGAGGCGCAGGCGCTTGTgtccggctccggctccggcgGCGGCTGGGCGGTGGCGCCAGCGAGGAGGAAGGCGCAGAAGCAGAAGCCCATCGTGCCGCTGGTTGTTCCGCTCGTTAATGGCGTGCTCTTCTCCAAGAAGAGGAGGACGAAGGACAAGGAGAGCGTGTACATGAAGGAGCTTTACAGCTTGCTTAGGCTGAGTTGA
- the LOC100274483 gene encoding dihydrolipoyllysine-residue acetyltransferase component of pyruvatedehydrogenase complex yields MAGLLHLQSTLLPSASALRRRAGAPVPCSSRRRCRVEAKIREIFMPALSSTMTEGKIVSWTAAEGDRLSKGDPVVVVESDKADMDVETFHDGFLAAVLVPAGESAPVGSAIALLAESEEEIPVAQSQAASFSSSSPSPPPPQETAQEASPSPPPPPPSAPVAVSAPALPSPATQGGGRVVASPYAKKLAKDLGVDLFSVTGSGPGGRIVAKDVEAALAAPKKAAPVTAARPDVPLGSTVPFTTMQGAVSKNMVESLAVPTFRVGYTITTDALDQLYKKIKSKGVTMTALLAKATAMALVQHPVVNCSCRDGKSFTYNKSINIAVAVAIDGGLITPVLQDADKLDIYSLSRKWKELVDKARAKQLQPHEYNSGTFTLSNLGMFGVDRFDAILPPGTGAIMAVGASEPTVVGTKDGRIGIKSQMQVNVTADHRVIYGADLAAFLQTLAKIIEDPKDLTF; encoded by the exons ATGGCCGGCCTCCTCCACCTCCAGTCCACGCTTCTACCCTCGGCATCCGCTCTCCGCCGCCGCGCGGGCGCGCCGGTGCCCTGTTCGTCCCGCCGCCGATGCCGGGTCGAGGCCAAGATCCGGGAGATCTTCATGCCGGCGCTCAGCTCCACCATGACCGAGGGCAAGATTGTCTCCTGGACGGCCGCCGAGGGCGACCGCCTCTCCAAGGGCGaccccgtcgtcgtcgtcgagtCCGACAAGGCTGACATGGACGTCGAGACCTTCCACGACGGCTTCCTCGCCGCCGTCCTCGTGCCCGCGGGCGAGTCAGCGCCCGTCGGCTCCGCCATCGCGCTGCTTGCCGAGTCCGAGGAGGAGATCCCGGTCGCGCAGTCACAGGCGGCCTCCTTCTCCTCCAGCTCCCCCTCGCCTCCGCCTCCGCAAGAAACTGCTCAAGAAGCATCCCCTTcgccgccgccacctcctccctCGGCGCCGGTGGCAGTCTCTGCTCCCGCGCTACCTTCGCCAGCAACACAAGGCGGGGGACGTGTTGTTGCTTCACCCTACGCCAAGAAGCTCGCCAAGGACCTCGGCGTTGATCTTTTCTCTGTCACGGGGTCAGGCCCCGGCGGGCGAATTGTAGCCAAGGATGTCGAGGCTGCCCTTGCTGCGCCCAAGAAGGCCGCACCAGTGACTGCTGCACGGCCGGATGTGCCATTGGGGTCGACAGTACCATTCACGACAATGCAGGGTGCTGTCAGCAAGAACATGGTGGAGAGTCTTGCTGTCCCGACCTTCAGGGTTGGGTACACCATCACGACTGATGCCCTCGATCAGCTCTACAAAAAA ATTAAGTCAAAGGGGGTTACAATGACAGCACTGTTGGCTAAGGCGACGGCAATGGCTCTGGTTCAGCATCCTGTGGTGAACTGCAGCTGCAGGGATGGAAAGAGCTTCACATACAACAAAAGTATAAACATTGCTGTGGCAGTGGCCATAGATGGTGGGTTGATTACACCGGTTCTTCAAGATGCTGATAAG CTTGACATTTATTCATTGTCAAGGAAATGGAAGGAGTTGGTTGATAAGGCGCGAGCAAAGCAGCTGCAGCCCCATGAGTACAACTCTG GCACCTTTACTCTTTCGAATCTTGGTATGTTTGGAGTTGATAGGTTCGATGCAATACTGCCACCTGGAACT GGCGCAATCATGGCCGTCGGTGCATCAGAACCGACAGTTGTTGGTACAAAAGACGGTAGAATCGGGATCAAGAGCCAAATGCAG GTAAATGTTACCGCTGATCATCGGGTTATTTATGGAGCTGACCTTGCCGCTTTTCTGCAAACACTTGCTAAGATAATTGAGGATCCCAAGGATCTTACATTTTAA